From Fibrobacter sp., one genomic window encodes:
- a CDS encoding HAMP domain-containing histidine kinase, protein MIKGIKSALHTFFLSRKLLTRKRLLLFFCAGGLVTYNVFTFAVFREIREDSVAVTRDFAELVQSLVSDRNDAEIVLRNIISRSEYPVIVTDTAFRPMMWGKIEYGSFLNRKTVPGSHLSDHQQKILLKKSVSFRKIYPPLPLRWGEGGGGYLLCGNNPLISSLVFLPFMEAVLIGVLLVLAYFTFHTIRITERSNLWVGLAKETAHQLGTPISSLMGWVEYIRTVKDADPPLEPQVFLEQSQRICDDMDNDLHRLRKVTARFSQIGSIPALTSCDINDNLREVAEYFRMRLPLLRKRIEIKFDLEEIPPVSANRDLIEWVFENLLKNSIDAIEKENGRIEIRTECLERERMVRISLKDNGKGISWEAHKKVFSPGYSTKKRGWGLGLTLAKRIVEDYHKGRIFVCWSSKNKGTEFCVDLPVWQEPESGEGV, encoded by the coding sequence GTGATCAAAGGGATCAAGTCGGCTTTACACACTTTTTTCCTCAGCAGGAAGCTTCTGACAAGGAAAAGACTCCTTCTGTTTTTCTGCGCCGGTGGGCTTGTTACTTACAATGTATTTACGTTTGCAGTATTCAGGGAGATCAGGGAAGATTCGGTGGCAGTCACCAGGGATTTTGCGGAACTGGTGCAATCACTGGTCAGTGACAGAAATGATGCCGAGATTGTTTTACGGAATATAATCAGCAGATCGGAGTATCCGGTCATTGTCACAGATACTGCTTTTCGTCCCATGATGTGGGGAAAAATAGAGTACGGTTCCTTTCTCAACAGGAAGACTGTTCCCGGAAGTCATCTAAGTGATCACCAGCAGAAAATTCTTCTGAAGAAATCTGTCAGTTTCAGGAAAATTTATCCTCCTCTGCCGCTTCGCTGGGGAGAGGGAGGGGGTGGTTATCTCCTCTGCGGCAACAATCCTTTAATCAGCAGTCTGGTTTTTCTTCCTTTTATGGAAGCGGTACTCATTGGCGTGCTGCTTGTACTCGCCTACTTTACATTTCATACTATCAGGATTACCGAGAGGAGTAATCTCTGGGTCGGACTGGCAAAGGAAACTGCTCATCAACTGGGTACACCGATTTCATCACTGATGGGCTGGGTGGAATATATAAGAACCGTAAAGGATGCAGATCCTCCTTTAGAGCCTCAGGTTTTTCTTGAGCAGTCACAGAGGATCTGTGATGATATGGACAATGATCTTCACAGATTAAGGAAGGTCACAGCACGGTTCAGTCAGATCGGTTCTATCCCCGCTTTGACATCATGCGACATAAATGATAATCTCAGAGAAGTAGCTGAGTACTTCAGGATGAGACTTCCACTGCTGCGCAAGAGAATCGAAATAAAATTCGATCTGGAGGAGATTCCTCCGGTTTCCGCCAACAGAGATCTTATAGAGTGGGTTTTTGAGAACCTCTTGAAGAACTCCATTGATGCTATTGAGAAAGAAAATGGAAGAATAGAGATAAGGACTGAGTGCCTGGAGCGTGAGCGGATGGTGAGGATCAGCCTCAAAGATAATGGGAAGGGGATATCCTGGGAGGCACATAAAAAAGTTTTCTCTCCGGGTTATTCCACAAAAAAACGCGGCTGGGGGCTTGGGTTGACACTCGCAAAGAGGATAGTTGAGGATTATCATAAAGGCAGGATTTTTGTCTGTTGGTCATCAAAGAACAAGGGGACGGAATTCTGTGTGGACCTGCCGGTATGGCAAGAGCCGGAAAGCGGGGAAGGAGTTTAG
- a CDS encoding response regulator: MSGGRKKVLWVDDEIEYLRSHIMFLETRGYSVVPVFCGDDAVQIIQQNPKEFDIVLLDEQMPGKDGLTTLEEIKDFAPDLPVVMVTKSEEEQLMEDALGKKIDGYLTKPVNPSQILLVCKKLLDSRQLITSQISQRFIRSYSQNRTALSGHLKVNDWIRIYENLVNWDFELERVDDEGLRQTQAGQKSDFNAAFSDFVIDNYARWVKGKGDPPVMSHQVLEELVFPLIADGKKTVMLVLSGMRLDQYICMEQILKKYFNTRRQYFYSILPSSSFFSRSAFFAGALPLEIAAEHDWYGCKEPEKVTEKAEKSLLQERLEKAGFQVNKKEPWFTRLPDRISAEELLSKIDSCVSSGLVVFVVDFFDVLLQNSPSSSILQEITNDESGLRTLTDSWFRLSALLQTLRELSRRDCRIILTSDHGSTFCSRGTELYGAREWGKHLRYKFGREISCDERTVVFLDNPEHFGIPRFAEDNNCIIAKENFYFIHPEKFEHYQRQYRNTFQQGGISLQELIMPLGVFEAL, translated from the coding sequence ATGTCAGGGGGCAGGAAAAAGGTATTGTGGGTTGATGATGAGATAGAGTATCTGAGGTCGCATATAATGTTTCTTGAAACGCGGGGCTACAGTGTGGTCCCGGTTTTCTGTGGTGATGATGCGGTTCAGATTATTCAACAGAACCCGAAAGAATTTGATATTGTGCTCCTTGACGAACAGATGCCAGGCAAGGATGGATTGACAACTCTGGAGGAGATAAAGGATTTTGCTCCCGATCTTCCAGTGGTGATGGTTACCAAAAGCGAGGAAGAGCAGCTTATGGAGGATGCCCTGGGGAAGAAAATCGACGGGTATCTTACAAAGCCTGTAAACCCAAGCCAGATACTTCTTGTTTGTAAAAAGCTTCTCGATTCCAGACAGCTTATAACTTCTCAGATTTCACAGAGATTTATCCGAAGTTACTCCCAGAACAGAACTGCTTTGAGCGGGCATTTGAAGGTTAATGACTGGATCAGGATTTATGAGAATCTGGTGAACTGGGATTTTGAGCTTGAGAGGGTGGATGATGAAGGGTTGAGGCAGACTCAGGCCGGGCAGAAATCCGATTTCAATGCTGCGTTTTCCGATTTTGTGATTGACAACTATGCCCGGTGGGTAAAGGGAAAGGGAGATCCGCCGGTGATGTCACATCAAGTGCTCGAGGAGCTTGTGTTTCCGCTGATAGCTGACGGGAAGAAGACTGTGATGCTGGTGTTAAGCGGGATGAGGCTTGATCAGTATATCTGTATGGAGCAGATTCTCAAAAAATATTTCAACACCAGACGCCAGTATTTCTATTCGATTCTCCCCTCATCGAGCTTTTTTTCAAGAAGCGCGTTTTTTGCCGGAGCGCTTCCTTTGGAAATTGCTGCTGAGCATGACTGGTATGGCTGCAAGGAACCGGAGAAGGTAACAGAAAAGGCAGAGAAGAGCCTGCTTCAGGAGAGACTTGAAAAAGCCGGGTTTCAGGTTAACAAGAAAGAGCCATGGTTTACACGTCTTCCCGACCGGATCAGTGCAGAGGAACTCCTTTCTAAAATCGATTCCTGTGTTTCTTCCGGACTGGTGGTGTTTGTAGTCGATTTTTTTGATGTGCTGCTTCAGAACAGCCCTTCTTCGAGCATACTCCAGGAGATAACAAATGATGAAAGCGGGCTTCGCACTCTTACCGACTCCTGGTTCAGATTATCTGCTCTGCTTCAGACCCTCAGGGAACTCTCCAGACGTGACTGCAGAATTATATTGACATCAGATCACGGGAGCACATTCTGCAGCAGGGGAACTGAACTTTACGGGGCCAGGGAGTGGGGAAAACATCTGCGCTACAAATTCGGCAGGGAAATAAGCTGCGATGAGAGAACTGTGGTGTTTCTGGACAATCCGGAGCATTTTGGAATACCCAGGTTTGCAGAGGATAATAATTGCATCATCGCAAAAGAGAACTTCTATTTTATCCATCCTGAGAAATTCGAGCATTATCAGAGGCAGTACAGGAACACATTCCAGCAGGGCGGAATCTCTCTGCAGGAACTGATCATGCCTCTGGGTGTATTTGAGGCACTTTAG